GCGCTGCAAGGCGCGGGCAAAGGGGAAACGATCATTCAAGGCGATGGCACAACTTGCTCCGCAGCCGGCATTGCCTTTAGCGGCAGTCGCAGCAATGTTACCATTGCCGATCTCACAGTGACGGGCTGGCTGGACGGCATTCAAATGTTTACCGGCCCGCTCAGCAATATTTTGATTGAGGATGTCGAAGCGAGCAACAATTGCCGCCACGGCATTTGGAGTCAAGCGTTTGGCATTGATGGTTTAGTTGTGCGTCGCGTGACCGCATCGAACAATAATGTTCTCCCCTACACCCAGCAATTCGGCCGCGGCATTTGGATCATCAACGGCGTCAAAGAAAACATCACCATCGAGGACGGCTTCTTCAACAACAATCGCCTGGTGGGCATTGATGTGAGCGATGGCAACGTCACCGGTTTGACGATTTCCGGCAATGAGGTGAAAGGCAACGGCGATTCCGGCATCGGCGTGTTGGGTCCGCAGGGTCCGGACGCAACACTGGTGACGAAGAACACCGTAACCGACAACGGCCGCTTTGGAATCGAAATCAAAAACCCCACCGGCAACGGCGCCAGCAGCGGACCGGGCAGTGTGGTGATTTTTGATAACATCGTCTCACGCACAGTTGCAACAACCGATCTGCGCGATCATTGTGGCATTGGTGTGTTCCGCCGCTCACCAGTTTTGTCTGACAATGCCGACCAACCTTCCGGCGTCGTGGTGAAGGAAAATGAAGTCACGGGCTTTCATCGCGCTGCTGTCGGTGCGACCGGCGACGGCTTCGGTATCGTTATCGAAGGCAACAATCATACGGTTGAAGGCAACCTCGTCACCGACAACGACATCGGCATTCAAATGCAGGCTGGCAACCCCAGTATTAATGCGCAGAACACGGCCTACTTTGATCGTGGCGATGGCTCCCCCACCAGCAATGCCTCGATCACGGGCAACACCATCAACAATAATGAATACGGCCTGCGCAGCATCGGAACAGTTACCGGCTCCGTCACCCAAAACATCATTCACAACAACAGTATCAATGGCGTGACAATCTTGGACGAAGCCAGCACCGCAGTTTTGTATAACACCAACCAGATTTGTTTAAACACGGCATTCGGCATGGAGAATCTCGGCGCGAGCACTGTGAATGCCGAGAACAACTGGTGGGGCGATCCCTCCGGTCCCACGCATGCCACGAATCCCACCGGCAGCGGAGATGTTGTGAGCGATCGTGTGGATTTCATGCCCTTCGACAACATTGGTACGTCAATTGGCCCGTGTCCAGCGCCGCTCAAACCGATTGTATTTCTCGCAAATGAGCAAGTGACGATCGCGCGCTCGAAGCATTCTGCGTCGCAAGGCGATATTCATTCCAATGGCGGAATCTATTTCCAGCGCGGCGACCCGAACACCTATTACGGCAATCTCACCGCCGGGGGCGCCATCAAAATCGACAAAGAGATTAAAATCGACGGGGATGCCACAGCCGGCGGCAAAATTGCGATAGCGTTGCCGAGTCTCTCGTACAGTGCGGGCGGATCCAATGTCACCGTTGCCAAAAAGAAAACGGTTTCCATTGCTCCAGGATCCTACAACAACGTCATCGTCAATGACGGCGGCACCCTCAAGTTCGTGGCAGGCACGTACAATCTCAACAGCCTCGAAACCAAAGACGATGAGAACAAGCTGTATTTCGATGTCACCAACGGGCCGGTGATTCTCAATATCGTCAACAACTTCCGGCTCAGCGAAGAAGTGAAAGTGGTGATTTTCCCGGACGGCGAAGATGGCAGCGAGAAGGTCACCTTCAACACCATGCAAAGCACGCAAGTGTTGCTCGGCAAAGAAAGCTACGTGCTCGGCAACATCAACGCGCCGAACGCGGAAGTGTATCTTGCCAAAAACGTGAGCTTCCGCGGCGCGATTAGCGCCAAGCGCATCACGGTGGATCGCGACGTCTATTCGCTGCATCACTCTTCACCCGGCACGTTGCCGTTCCAAAAAGGTTCGGCGGATGACGGAGAAGAACTCCTCAGCGAGCAGTCAATCGTAACCAATTATGTGCTGTCGCAAAATTATCCCAACCCGTTCAATCCGAGCACGCGCATCACATTCGCGCTGCCGGAAGCGGGCCACGTGCAATTGCACATTTACAACAGCTTTGGCCAGTTGGTGCGCACCCTTGCCAATCGCGAGCTGGCGCAAGGCTGGCACGAGTTGACCTGGGACGGCCGCAATCAAAATGGCCAAACCGTGGCGACCGGCGTGTATCTCTATCGCATCATTGTGCAAGATCAATCCGGCGCAGCAACCTATTCTGAAACGCGCCGCATGTCGTTTGTGAAGTAAAAAATGAGGTAAGACATTGCGAGCATTCCCGTGCTCGCCCACAACTTTGACGACTTCTGTGCTTTTGAGTGTAGGTTGAAGTCGTTACGACACTCCACGAGCAGGAGGCCGGCAAGTTTTTTGGCGCTAAGGCGCCAAGACTCTTCAGGCCTCCTGCTCTTTTTTTTATTCTTGCGAAATTATTTATTAAAAATGAGAAGCGGGTGCTTGCTTGCAACCTATACAAACGAGGCATACGCCTAGTCATCCGATGAATTAACAACAACTAATCGTCCAAGACACTTGTTGCTGAAAAGATAAAAGATTTGGCCCAGAACTTGATAGCTGAAAGCGGGTTACCTTCTTACCTCCACAAGGCACCTCTAACACAACACCCTGAGGAGATAGTCATCTCTTTCGATCGTTAACGAAAAAGCATGATCATTTTTTCCGGTCTCTATGGTTAGACGGCCAGCTCTAGTTCCAGCATGAAACCTTGACAGATCTCTAGTTCAGCGTGGTCAGGCTTCTTGACTTGACACATGAACCAATCAAGATGAGCGAAAAGCGTTTCACGTTTTTTGCAAACAACCTTAATTGTGTCGCAAAAGGAGGTGATGCGTCTGGAATTCAAAAGAAGTTTAGCTTGGGGCCTGCCTGAAAGTCCTTACAATTGCCGCAGGCCAGGATTCTCTGAAATAAAAAAGGGAGCTCAACATGAAGAGCCAAAAGTTTCATTTTGGGTTAGTGATGGCCATTTTGCTCGGCGCTTTAGGTGTGGCGCATGCGCAATTTACAGTGACCGTGATGGACCAAACCCCCACGGCGCCATTGGCGAATCCAGCGCCGGGGTCTTTTGAACCTCGCTACATTAGCGGGTTTGGCGCGAATGGTAATTTTACCGTTTTCTTTGAAGATCGCGCCCTCGGAAATCGAATTTATTATGCGGCAACCACGAGCGGCCCCACCGGACTTCCTGCTGCTGCAACCGCAACCACCATCATACCCGAAACTCATTTTGTGGTCAAAGACTGGCCCATTACGATTGCAAGCGCCACGTATGCATATCGCGCCTGGGGTTCCGTTGGCAATAATCTTGATCACCATTTTTATGTTTCGAATGATTTGACGAATTGGACGTTGGTGAGCACGTTTACTATTCCCAATGCGGCGAGCTTCACCGGTGCACACGGCTTCGTTTATTATGGCTTTCACGATGTGATTTTGTTGAATGGCACTTATTACGCCTTCGCCGAATCGAATCAATCGCAAACCATGCTGGTACGCAGCACAAATGGTGATGATGTGTGGGAAGCCTTTGCCAGTATCGGCGGTCGACCTGGTGATGGCCCCCTGGAATTGCCCTCCGGTGTATCCGTAGGTTGGACTCCAACCGGAAGTTTCATTGATTTGGGATATGACCGCGGGTACGGCAAAGTCTATGCGGATCCCCGAGACAATAATTATTATCTGGCGATCAACGCGGCAGCGCAAGCCAGCCTGGCGCCGGCTGCTCTGGAAGCGGCGTTCATCAATCCCGCCAACTGGACTTGGCATGACGGTACCACCGGTCCGGCTTCGAATCCGATTCTTTCTGCCACCGCCGAGCACGATCTGCGGGAATGCTGGGTTGTGCCGAACTCGAATCCGAATGCGGACTGGATGATCATTTACGACGCCAATTTTGGCGCTGCAGATGGAAGCCTGGCGCTCGGCTATGCCACGTTGACGCCGCCGGCGCCGCCGCGCGTTCATAATATCACGCAAGGAACGCATTATGTCACCATCACCGCAGGAGTCAACGCCGCCAATCCCGGCGATGTTATCCTGGTCGACGCCGGCACCTTCAACGAACGCGTGACGATCAACAAATCGCTCGACATTCGCGGTGCGCAGTACGGCGTGGACCCGACAACATCCGGCGCCAGGACGAATCCTGCGATGGAGTCGATCATTGACATAACCGGCTTGCCGCTAACCAATCCCAACGTACTGATGGAAATACCCAACGGCGTCACCAATGTTTCGCTTTCCGGCTTCACGCTCATGGGAAGCCCAACTTCTCACTATGCCGATGAAGCCGTGGTGCGGTGCTGGGATGATGACATTAAAATCGAGGATAACATTATCGACGGTTTTTATGGCATTCTTTTCAAGGGCGCCGATAACCTGATCGTGCAGCGCAATCGCATCGTGACGAACAAGGTTGGAGTGACGGTACAACCCAATCCTGCAAACAATGTAAAAATTTCCGACAACCTCATCACTCGCGGAAGCAGCCCGGCCGCGGATGCGGCAGGAATCTACATGACCGGCTGCAGTAATTCCGCCATAACCGGAAACACTGCCAGCGGGTTTACCGGTGCCAGCGGCACAAACGGCAGTAACCTGAATCATTTAACGGTTTCAGGAAATACCTTTACCGGAAACCGGGATGCAATTTCATTTTTTGGCAGCACCACATTCGTTACGATCGAAAACAATGACCTGAGCAATTCGGTGCGTTATGGCATCAATATCAAAGGCCAGGACATTGATATCGTTGGAAACAATATCAAGAATTGCGGCGACGCCGGCATCAACATCGATCGTCACGTGATCGACACCGAGAGAATTCGCCTCACCTGCAATGACATTAGCGGTAACACTAATTTTGGTGTGAAGGTCAATACTGCATTAGTCACTGCAATCATCAACGCGGAGCTGAACTGGTGGGGAGACGCCAGCGGACCTTATGACCCTGACGGATCCACAGAAGTGCCGCCGTGCGCCGACACACCTGACGCGCTCAATGCCGACGGCTCCGGTGACGCTGTGACAGGCAATGTGGATTACTGCCCCTGGGCCATCAATACGCAATGCCAGCCGCTGCAGCAATGCGGCGATTTCGCCCTGCTCGCTGATCAAATAATCGAGCTTGATCACTACAAATCCGTTGAAGGCGACATTCACTCCAACGGCGGCATCGAGTTCGACAATGGCAGGCCAGGAACGGTTTGGGGCAATGTAACCGCCCTTGGCGATATCGAAATCGCGCGTGATAACACCATTAACGGCGACGTTACCGCCAATGGCTCTGTCAAGAAAGACAAGAAAGCCACGGTCACTGGCACAGTCACCTCCGGCGCTTCCCTCGCCGCGGTGGAAGTGCCCAGCTTGTCGTATTCGTGTTCCGGTACAGCCAGCATCATTGCCGGAAAGGATAAGACGAAAAACGTTGCCCCGGGTGATTACAACGTTCTCCGCGCGGACAAGAATGCCCAGCTCAACCTTTCTGCCGGCGTGTATTCCGTCAAAACGCTGCACTTGGATGATCGCTCGCGGCTCAGAGTCGATGTCTCCAGCGGCGAGGTAACCATCAATGTGTGCGGCTTGGTCAACTTCATCAAGAATGCCGACATCATCATCATTGGCGGAGATTCGAAAGATCTCACCATCAATTACAGCGGCACGAAGAAGGTTGTGCTTGGCAAGGATGGCGGTTATCAAGGCTCGGTTGTCGCACCCAATGCGCTCGTCGAACTCGGCAGCAAGGCCGGCTTCCTCGGCTCGATCTGCGCCAAGAGCATCGCCATTGCCAAAGATGCGCGCGTGCGCTTCCACGGCCTGGGCGCGGTTCCCAAACTTCCCTCCGATGATAGCGAAGAGGAAATCACCAGTGACTCGGAGCCGGTAACCAGTTACGAGTTAGCCCAGAACTATCCCAATCCCTTCAACCCAACGACCACCATCAGTTTTGCCTTGCCGGAAGCGGGCGAGGTGAGCTTGTCCATCTACAATTTGAGTGGGCAGCTTGTGAAGCAATTGCTGGCGCGTGAAATGAACGCTGGTCGCCACAATGTGGTGTGGGATGCCACAGATGCGCGCGGCGTACGCGTGGCCAGCGGCGTGTATCTGTACGTGATCAAATCTGGTGAGTTTACCGCACAGCGCAAACTTGTTTTGCTGAAGTGAGTTTACTGAAATCCCCAAATTAGAGGTACGGCGTATCGCGTGCGCTGTGTGTGAGGCTGCGCACACAACGCACGCTGACGCTGATATATGCCCCGAAACATGAAAGCGAAGGGATGATAGGTGAAAACACCTATCACCCTTCACTATAACCTTTGTTAATCCGCGAATTTGATTCGTAAAAAACTCTGCAAGTCTGCTGCTCCGCGTGTATTACATGCCGTAGGCAAAAGAATTTTAGTTTCATTCCCCATGTTCTGATCGCCACCTCTGCAATCATATCCAATCCCGCGCAACAATGGACTGAGGCGCCTTTCTCCAATTCCTTGCCAGCCCTATGGGCTATGTGAGGGTTTGTTTGGAAATTATAGCGAATTGGGAGACGCCAATGCATTCTACCTTTTGGACGAGAAAACAGCCAATATCTAACTCATGCCGGCCGGACTATCTCCTCAAGGTTATATTATTTCTCAGCTTGATCACGATTGTTGGCCCACTCCAGGCCCAGAGTATTCCCTCCGAAATCACGGTTTACTCCCGCGTTGTCACCAGCAAAGTCGTGACCGATGCCGATGACCCGGCGATCTGGATTCACCCAACCGACCCGGCGCTGAGCCTTATCATCGGAACGGACAAAGGGGCTCATTTTGTCTTTGTTTGGGATATGAACGGCCGGGAATTGCAGCGCATTGCGGTTAGTAGAAGACCGAACAACGGCGACATCCGCTACGCTATGCCGGTCGGCGGCGTGCCGGTCGATATTTACGCTGTCGGCGCGGAGAGCCCCAGCCGCGTGGTCACTTTCAAGATCGATCCGAACACGCGCCAACTCACCGACATTTCGGCGACCGACGCCAATTTGACGCCACAGGTGAAAGAACCCTATGGCTTTTGTTTATATCGCCGCGCTCGCGACGGGGCAATGTATGCGTTCGTTAATAGCATCGGCGGCACAGAAGGCATGCTGAATCAGTATCTCTTGACGGATGACGGCGCGGGTAAAGTCAAAGCCACGTTCGTGCGCTCGTTTTGCGGCGCTTCGTACGACAAGCATTCGGAAGGCATGGTGGCCGACGACGAACTCGGTTATGTGTACATTGCAGAAGAAGACAGTTGCGTGCGTAAATTTCACGCGGATCCCGACATGGGCAACGCCCAGCTTGCGGCGTTTGCGTATGGCGATGGCATCGAACCCGACCGCGAAGGTTTGGGGCTTTATACCGGCCCGAACGGCACCGGCTACATTTTACTCTCCAGTCAGGGCAATGAGCGCATTAAAGTCTATCGTCGCGAAGGTGATCCCGGTAATCCCCATAGCCACTCGCTCGTCACCACGATTTACACCCCGGACGTGGGCAGCACCGATGGCTTGGATGTCACGAACCGTCCTGCCGGCCCGAATTTTCCCCATGGCCTGATTGCCAAACATGACGGCAGCACCGGTTACTCGCTTTTTGCCTGGGAAGATGTAGCGCAATCGTATTTGTCCGTTGCCAGCATCACCGCGGATTTCTCCGCCAATTCAACCACGGGCTGCGCACCGTTGGCAGTAACCTTCACCGATCAGTCCACTGGACCGGTGACTTCCTGGGAATGGGATTTTGGTGATGGCAATACCTCAACCTCTCCCAGCCCCACGCATGAATACGCTACCGCCGGCACATTCTCGGTCACCCTAAAAACGACCAACGCCTTCGGCTATAGTCAAACAATGGTGCGCGCCGATTATATCGTGGCTGGAACCGCGCCCACTGCCGCTTTTTCGGCCACGCCTGTTTCAGGCCTACCGCCCATGATGGTCGCGTTTACTGATCAATCCACACATGAACCGACTTCATGGTTATGGGACTTCGGCGACGGCACGACTTCAACGGAGCAACATCCGGCACACGTATATGCTGTTGCCGGGAGTTACACGGTCACGTTGACTGCCACGAATTCGTGCGGAAGCCAAAGCGAAACCAAAACCGCCTATATCACGGTCAATTCACCGGTCGAGGCAGAGTTCACCCATGCCGGCGCCAGCCAGCAGGCACTCACAAGCTTTGCCACAGTTGCCGACAATAATAATTGTGCGCCGTTGGAAGTACAGTTC
This Cytophagia bacterium CHB2 DNA region includes the following protein-coding sequences:
- a CDS encoding T9SS type A sorting domain-containing protein; protein product: MGYKYFHVQENLPMKKVLFLCISVLMMVGSAWAQNSNAVRDDRDRLIRSLEKSELTFNSIAAKKEKAANPNMLAACTDIYVNAATGNDSWDGESPVFTSGMNGPKATIQAGIDAVCASGTVHVYPGSYNETAAGRFVLGVNGPHQFGLFIDKDNITIQGVDGSGTPITAYAGVLAEVATNATNNFGYSGIFVEADGVTIQGLKILSNTAGDNKTFEIIGDAFTLKYCDITTGYSVYFNDWRYDDNTTPGDDTDDVSHVKSYTVEANLFQNGGSIDLASGAGFSGPVSGREIKDNKFEEDTFGQYWPFISFNGSGTTVPWFVYSVGGAEITGNDFSNTYNTVSETAAHIRARGNYDNSQFNWTSYWNDNTFNVSVVTLIGLSPIFDVRTYSYSTSYTFPNVRRIGLTIQGGINNAAAGDTVLVGAGTYSNSVTINKSDLALQGAGKGETIIQGDGTTCSAAGIAFSGSRSNVTIADLTVTGWLDGIQMFTGPLSNILIEDVEASNNCRHGIWSQAFGIDGLVVRRVTASNNNVLPYTQQFGRGIWIINGVKENITIEDGFFNNNRLVGIDVSDGNVTGLTISGNEVKGNGDSGIGVLGPQGPDATLVTKNTVTDNGRFGIEIKNPTGNGASSGPGSVVIFDNIVSRTVATTDLRDHCGIGVFRRSPVLSDNADQPSGVVVKENEVTGFHRAAVGATGDGFGIVIEGNNHTVEGNLVTDNDIGIQMQAGNPSINAQNTAYFDRGDGSPTSNASITGNTINNNEYGLRSIGTVTGSVTQNIIHNNSINGVTILDEASTAVLYNTNQICLNTAFGMENLGASTVNAENNWWGDPSGPTHATNPTGSGDVVSDRVDFMPFDNIGTSIGPCPAPLKPIVFLANEQVTIARSKHSASQGDIHSNGGIYFQRGDPNTYYGNLTAGGAIKIDKEIKIDGDATAGGKIAIALPSLSYSAGGSNVTVAKKKTVSIAPGSYNNVIVNDGGTLKFVAGTYNLNSLETKDDENKLYFDVTNGPVILNIVNNFRLSEEVKVVIFPDGEDGSEKVTFNTMQSTQVLLGKESYVLGNINAPNAEVYLAKNVSFRGAISAKRITVDRDVYSLHHSSPGTLPFQKGSADDGEELLSEQSIVTNYVLSQNYPNPFNPSTRITFALPEAGHVQLHIYNSFGQLVRTLANRELAQGWHELTWDGRNQNGQTVATGVYLYRIIVQDQSGAATYSETRRMSFVK
- a CDS encoding T9SS type A sorting domain-containing protein; the encoded protein is MKSQKFHFGLVMAILLGALGVAHAQFTVTVMDQTPTAPLANPAPGSFEPRYISGFGANGNFTVFFEDRALGNRIYYAATTSGPTGLPAAATATTIIPETHFVVKDWPITIASATYAYRAWGSVGNNLDHHFYVSNDLTNWTLVSTFTIPNAASFTGAHGFVYYGFHDVILLNGTYYAFAESNQSQTMLVRSTNGDDVWEAFASIGGRPGDGPLELPSGVSVGWTPTGSFIDLGYDRGYGKVYADPRDNNYYLAINAAAQASLAPAALEAAFINPANWTWHDGTTGPASNPILSATAEHDLRECWVVPNSNPNADWMIIYDANFGAADGSLALGYATLTPPAPPRVHNITQGTHYVTITAGVNAANPGDVILVDAGTFNERVTINKSLDIRGAQYGVDPTTSGARTNPAMESIIDITGLPLTNPNVLMEIPNGVTNVSLSGFTLMGSPTSHYADEAVVRCWDDDIKIEDNIIDGFYGILFKGADNLIVQRNRIVTNKVGVTVQPNPANNVKISDNLITRGSSPAADAAGIYMTGCSNSAITGNTASGFTGASGTNGSNLNHLTVSGNTFTGNRDAISFFGSTTFVTIENNDLSNSVRYGINIKGQDIDIVGNNIKNCGDAGINIDRHVIDTERIRLTCNDISGNTNFGVKVNTALVTAIINAELNWWGDASGPYDPDGSTEVPPCADTPDALNADGSGDAVTGNVDYCPWAINTQCQPLQQCGDFALLADQIIELDHYKSVEGDIHSNGGIEFDNGRPGTVWGNVTALGDIEIARDNTINGDVTANGSVKKDKKATVTGTVTSGASLAAVEVPSLSYSCSGTASIIAGKDKTKNVAPGDYNVLRADKNAQLNLSAGVYSVKTLHLDDRSRLRVDVSSGEVTINVCGLVNFIKNADIIIIGGDSKDLTINYSGTKKVVLGKDGGYQGSVVAPNALVELGSKAGFLGSICAKSIAIAKDARVRFHGLGAVPKLPSDDSEEEITSDSEPVTSYELAQNYPNPFNPTTTISFALPEAGEVSLSIYNLSGQLVKQLLAREMNAGRHNVVWDATDARGVRVASGVYLYVIKSGEFTAQRKLVLLK